A genomic segment from Bos taurus isolate L1 Dominette 01449 registration number 42190680 breed Hereford chromosome 1, ARS-UCD2.0, whole genome shotgun sequence encodes:
- the ARL14 gene encoding ADP-ribosylation factor-like protein 14, whose amino-acid sequence MGLLNSKKPKAKQARILLLGLDSAGKSTLLYKLKLDKDIVTIPTVGFNVEMIELAKGVSLTVWDVGGQEKMRATWGLYCENTDGLVYVVDSTDTQRLEDSRKEFEHILKNEYIKNVPVVLLANKQDMPGALSAEDITRMFKVKQLCSDRNWCVQPCCAVTGDGLMEGFQKLTGFVKSHMKSRGDTLAFFKQH is encoded by the coding sequence ATGGGTCTGTTGAATTCTAAAAAGCCTAAAGCCAAGCAAGCCCgaattcttcttctgggacttgaCTCTGCTGGGAAGTCTACTCTCCTTTACAAATTGAAGCTTGATAAGGATATTGTGACTATCCCAACAGTAGGTTTCAATGTGGAGATGATTGAGTTGGCAAAAGGTGTCTCGCTCACGGTCTGGGACGTTGGAGGACAAGAGAAAATGAGAGCCACGTGGGGCCTCTACTGTGAGAACACTGATGGGCTAGTGTATGTTGTGGACAGTACAGACACACAGCGACTTGAAGACTCCAGGAAAGAGTTTGAGCACATCTTGAAGAATGAGTACATTAAAAATGTGCCTGTGGTCCTGTTAGCCAACAAACAAGATATGCCTGGAGCTCTAAGTGCCGAGGACATCACCAGGATGTTCAAAGTGAAGCAACTCTGCAGTGACCGGAACTGGTGCGTGCAGCCCTGCTGTGCCGTCACTGGGGACGGGCTAATGGAGGGGTTCCAGAAGTTAACTGGATTTGTGAAAAGCCACATGAAATCAAGAGGAGACACTTTAGCATTCTTCAAGCAGCACTGA